A portion of the Gorilla gorilla gorilla isolate KB3781 chromosome X, NHGRI_mGorGor1-v2.1_pri, whole genome shotgun sequence genome contains these proteins:
- the VMA21 gene encoding vacuolar ATPase assembly integral membrane protein VMA21 isoform X1, whose translation MLGSPCRPQLSDRDADEDQCSCEFRGRRSRRPPRRTMLRGKSRLNVEWLGYSPGLLLEYKPLLAGRTPRSRRRNESSLASTLKTLLFFTALMITVPIGLYFTTKSYIFEGALGMSNRDSYFYAAIVAVVAVHVVLALFVYVAWNEGSRQWREGKQD comes from the exons ATGCTTGGGTCTCCTTGCCGCCCCCAGCTCAGCGACCGAGACGCAGACGAGGACCAGTGTTCATGCGAGTTCAGGGGGCGGCGTAGCCGCCGCCCGCCCAGGAGGACCATGTTGCGCGGCAAGTCCCGGCTCAACGTGGAGTGGCTGGGCTACTCGCCAGGCCTGCTCCTCGAGTACAAGCCCCTCCTGGCAGGGCGCACGCCCCGGAGTCGCCGCCG AAATGAAAGCTCATTAGCATCTACACTGAAGACGCTCCTGTTCTTCACAGCTTTAATGATCACTGTTCCTATTGGGTTATATTTCACAACTAAATCTTATATATTTGAAG GCGCCCTTGGGATGTCCAATAGGGACAGCTATTTTTACGCTGCTATTGTTGCAGTGGTCGCCGTCCATGTGGTGCTGGCCCTCTTTGTGTATGTGGCCTGGAATGAAGGCTCACGACAGTGGCGTGAAGGCAAACAGGATTAA
- the VMA21 gene encoding vacuolar ATPase assembly integral membrane protein VMA21 isoform X2, which produces MERPDKAALNALQPPEFRNESSLASTLKTLLFFTALMITVPIGLYFTTKSYIFEGALGMSNRDSYFYAAIVAVVAVHVVLALFVYVAWNEGSRQWREGKQD; this is translated from the exons ATGGAGCGCCCGGATAAGGCGGCGCTGAAcgcactgcagcctcctgagttcag AAATGAAAGCTCATTAGCATCTACACTGAAGACGCTCCTGTTCTTCACAGCTTTAATGATCACTGTTCCTATTGGGTTATATTTCACAACTAAATCTTATATATTTGAAG GCGCCCTTGGGATGTCCAATAGGGACAGCTATTTTTACGCTGCTATTGTTGCAGTGGTCGCCGTCCATGTGGTGCTGGCCCTCTTTGTGTATGTGGCCTGGAATGAAGGCTCACGACAGTGGCGTGAAGGCAAACAGGATTAA